One genomic window of Pseudomonas chlororaphis subsp. piscium includes the following:
- a CDS encoding TolC family outer membrane protein — translation MFRRMSQLSIFGATVALLVCANAQAMGPFQVYEQALRNDPVFLGAIKERDAGLENRIIGRAGLLPKLNYSYNKGRNNSQATVPDGRGGTSHDDRNYDSYGSTFTLQQPLIDYEAYASYRKGVAQALFADENFRGKSQELLVRVLTFYTQALFAQDQIEIAQAKKKAFEQQFQQNEHMFRQGEGTRTDILEAESRYELATAEEIEARDEQDAALRELGALIGVPTVDIRDLDPLRERFESFALSPANYDAWHELAISNNPNLASQRQAVEVARYEIERNRAGHLPRLSAYATSRRVESESGNTYNQRYDTNTIGIEISMPLYAGGGVSAATRQASRTMEQAEYELDSQTRTTLIELRRQFSACLSGVSKLRAYQKALTSAEALVISTKQSILGGERVNLDALNAEQQLYTTRRDLAQARYDYLMAWTKLHYYAGTLREDDLARVDEAFRPGS, via the coding sequence ATGTTCCGTCGCATGAGTCAGCTTTCCATCTTCGGAGCCACAGTCGCTTTGCTGGTATGCGCCAACGCCCAGGCCATGGGGCCGTTCCAGGTCTACGAACAGGCCCTGCGCAACGACCCAGTGTTCCTCGGGGCGATCAAGGAGCGCGATGCCGGCCTGGAGAACCGCATCATCGGTCGCGCCGGGCTGCTGCCGAAACTCAACTACAGCTACAACAAGGGCCGCAACAACTCCCAGGCCACAGTGCCCGACGGTCGCGGCGGCACCAGCCACGATGACCGCAACTACGACAGCTACGGCTCGACCTTCACCCTGCAACAGCCGCTGATCGACTACGAGGCCTATGCCTCCTACCGCAAGGGCGTGGCCCAGGCGCTGTTCGCCGACGAGAACTTTCGCGGCAAGAGCCAGGAACTGCTGGTGCGGGTGCTGACCTTCTACACCCAGGCGCTGTTCGCTCAGGATCAGATCGAGATCGCCCAGGCCAAGAAGAAGGCCTTCGAGCAGCAGTTCCAGCAGAACGAGCACATGTTTCGCCAGGGCGAGGGCACCCGCACCGACATTCTCGAAGCGGAATCGCGCTACGAGCTGGCCACCGCCGAGGAGATCGAGGCCCGCGACGAGCAGGACGCGGCGCTGCGTGAGCTGGGGGCGTTGATCGGCGTGCCGACCGTGGACATCCGCGACCTCGACCCGCTGCGCGAACGCTTCGAGTCCTTCGCCCTGTCGCCGGCCAACTACGACGCCTGGCATGAGCTGGCGATCAGCAACAACCCGAACCTGGCCTCCCAGCGCCAGGCGGTAGAAGTGGCGCGTTACGAAATCGAGCGCAACCGCGCCGGCCACCTGCCGCGGCTCAGTGCCTATGCCACCTCGCGCCGGGTCGAGTCGGAAAGCGGCAACACCTACAACCAGCGCTACGACACCAACACCATCGGCATCGAAATCAGCATGCCGCTGTACGCCGGTGGCGGGGTCTCGGCGGCCACCCGCCAGGCCAGCCGGACCATGGAGCAGGCCGAGTACGAACTGGACTCGCAGACCCGCACCACCCTGATCGAGCTGCGGCGCCAGTTCAGCGCCTGCCTGTCCGGGGTCAGCAAGCTGCGGGCTTATCAGAAGGCGCTGACCTCGGCCGAGGCCCTGGTGATCTCGACCAAGCAGAGCATCCTCGGCGGCGAACGGGTCAACCTCGACGCGCTGAACGCTGAGCAACAGCTGTACACCACACGCCGCGACCTGGCGCAGGCCCGTTACGACTACCTGATGGCCTGGACCAAGTTGCACTACTACGCAGGCACCCTGCGTGAAGATGACCTGGCCCGGGTCGACGAAGCCTTCAGGCCCGGCTCATGA
- a CDS encoding autotransporter domain-containing protein, producing the protein MLACSTLSAVALPGVVQAQYQETGQLGVPASWQSAEYTQDWGLERMRASSAYAAGITGSGVKIGALDSGFDASHGEASPERFHGVTASGTYVDGTPFSVSGVLNGNNDSHGTHVTGTMGAARDGVGMHGVAFNAQVYVGNTNKNDSFLFGPTPDPQYFKAVYGALADAGVRAINNSWGSQPPGVSYQTLGDLHAAYAQHYGQGTWLDAAADISRQGVINVFSAGNSGYANASVRAALPYFQPELEGHWLAVSGLDANNQQRYNQCGIAKYWCVAAPGRLISSTVPGGGYATKSGTSMAAPHATGALALVMERYPYMNNQQALEVLLTTATQLDGSITEAPTRLVGWGVPNLERAMHGPGQLLGAFDANLGARQGDVWSNDISDKALLQRQGEDAAEHAAWQQTLKDKGWENGLGAGASQQDKTDYAVGMARDAAAAQRVYEGSLIKSGAGWLVLGGNNSYRGATRVNGGLLTVNGSLASSVTVNDGGTLGGSGRIGALLANSGATVAPGNSIGTLQVAGDVTFQPGSTYAVELSPTSSDRIVAGGKATLNGAGVTLALENSPQLLSLEQTQSLIGSQYQILQAANGIDGRFGSVEPNYLFLGGSLDYSASGVQLSIGRNATSFASVGLTPNQRSVAAAAEQLGAGNPVYESLLRSPSAGAAQQAFQQLSGEIYPALGSMLLNDSRQLRDAVGERLQVPGAVVQSEGNLWLKVLGAWGKNDGDHDTEAYNTSIGGLLLGADGALSDSTRLGAFAGYSDSSLSMGGGTHSKASVDSYHLGTYLGHELGAWRLSAGAAHSWHRADVKRDLQFGEVSGKQKAKVDARTSQVFGEAAYRLDLPALALEPFANLAYVHLHRDSFSEKGDAAALKGGSDSREAALSTLGLRALKSLELSGQTRLDLSGSLGWQHNLSNPRAEEHLAFASGGTPFSVESTSLPRNAALVGAHASLALSRDLRLSLDYNGQLASREKIHGAGLSLNWQF; encoded by the coding sequence TTGCTGGCATGTTCCACGCTATCGGCGGTAGCACTGCCCGGCGTGGTCCAGGCGCAGTACCAGGAAACCGGCCAGTTGGGGGTGCCGGCCAGCTGGCAATCGGCCGAATACACCCAGGACTGGGGCCTGGAACGCATGCGCGCCAGTTCCGCCTATGCCGCCGGCATCACCGGCAGCGGGGTGAAGATCGGCGCCCTCGACTCGGGTTTCGACGCCAGCCATGGCGAAGCATCGCCCGAGCGCTTCCACGGGGTCACCGCCAGCGGCACCTACGTCGACGGCACGCCGTTCAGCGTCTCCGGGGTGCTCAACGGCAACAACGACAGCCATGGCACCCATGTCACCGGCACCATGGGCGCGGCCCGCGACGGCGTTGGCATGCACGGCGTGGCCTTCAATGCCCAGGTCTACGTGGGCAACACCAACAAGAACGACAGCTTCCTGTTCGGCCCGACTCCGGACCCGCAGTATTTCAAGGCGGTGTACGGCGCTCTGGCGGATGCCGGGGTGCGCGCCATCAACAACAGCTGGGGCAGCCAGCCGCCCGGTGTCAGCTACCAGACCCTGGGCGACCTGCACGCCGCCTATGCCCAGCACTATGGTCAGGGCACCTGGCTGGACGCGGCGGCCGATATATCGCGCCAGGGCGTGATCAACGTGTTCAGCGCCGGCAACAGTGGTTACGCCAACGCCAGCGTGCGCGCGGCGCTGCCGTACTTCCAGCCGGAGCTGGAAGGGCACTGGCTGGCGGTGTCCGGCCTGGATGCCAATAACCAGCAGCGCTACAACCAGTGCGGCATCGCCAAGTACTGGTGCGTGGCCGCGCCCGGGCGGCTGATCTCCAGCACCGTGCCCGGCGGCGGTTACGCCACCAAGTCCGGCACCTCGATGGCCGCGCCCCATGCCACGGGCGCACTGGCCCTGGTGATGGAGCGTTATCCCTATATGAACAACCAGCAGGCCCTGGAGGTGCTGCTGACCACCGCCACCCAGCTGGACGGTTCGATCACCGAGGCGCCCACCCGCCTGGTCGGCTGGGGTGTGCCCAACCTGGAACGGGCCATGCACGGTCCCGGGCAGTTGCTGGGGGCGTTCGACGCCAACCTGGGCGCCCGGCAGGGTGATGTCTGGAGCAACGATATCTCGGACAAGGCGCTGCTGCAGCGCCAGGGCGAAGACGCCGCCGAACACGCGGCCTGGCAACAGACCCTGAAGGACAAGGGCTGGGAAAACGGCCTGGGCGCCGGCGCCAGCCAGCAGGACAAGACCGACTACGCCGTCGGCATGGCCCGCGACGCGGCCGCGGCGCAACGGGTGTACGAAGGCAGCCTGATCAAGTCCGGCGCCGGCTGGCTGGTGCTCGGCGGCAACAACAGCTATCGCGGCGCGACCAGGGTCAATGGCGGCTTGCTGACAGTCAATGGCTCGCTGGCCTCCAGCGTTACGGTCAATGACGGCGGCACCCTCGGCGGTTCCGGCCGCATCGGCGCGCTGCTGGCCAACAGTGGCGCTACGGTGGCCCCGGGCAACTCCATCGGCACCTTGCAGGTGGCGGGGGACGTGACCTTCCAGCCGGGCTCGACCTATGCGGTGGAGCTGTCGCCCACCAGCAGCGACCGTATCGTCGCCGGCGGCAAGGCCACCCTGAATGGCGCCGGGGTCACCCTGGCCCTGGAAAACAGCCCGCAGCTGCTCAGCCTCGAACAGACGCAAAGCCTGATCGGCAGCCAGTACCAGATCCTCCAGGCGGCGAACGGTATCGACGGCCGCTTCGGCTCGGTGGAGCCGAACTACCTGTTCCTTGGTGGCAGTCTCGATTATTCGGCCAGTGGCGTGCAACTGAGCATCGGGCGTAACGCCACCTCGTTCGCCAGTGTCGGCCTGACCCCGAACCAGCGCTCGGTGGCGGCCGCCGCCGAGCAGTTGGGGGCGGGCAACCCGGTGTATGAAAGCCTGCTGCGCTCGCCGAGCGCCGGCGCGGCGCAACAGGCGTTCCAGCAGCTGTCCGGGGAAATCTACCCGGCGCTGGGCTCGATGCTGCTCAACGACAGCCGTCAGCTGCGCGATGCGGTCGGCGAGCGTCTGCAGGTCCCGGGCGCGGTGGTACAGAGCGAGGGCAACCTGTGGCTCAAGGTGCTGGGCGCCTGGGGCAAGAACGACGGCGACCACGACACCGAGGCCTACAACACGTCCATCGGCGGATTGCTGCTGGGGGCCGACGGCGCGCTCAGCGACAGCACGCGCCTGGGCGCCTTCGCCGGCTACAGCGACAGCTCCCTGAGCATGGGCGGCGGCACCCATTCCAAGGCCTCCGTGGACAGCTATCACCTGGGCACCTACCTCGGCCACGAACTGGGCGCCTGGCGCCTGAGCGCGGGCGCGGCCCACAGCTGGCACCGCGCCGACGTCAAGCGCGACCTGCAGTTCGGCGAAGTCAGCGGCAAGCAGAAGGCCAAGGTCGACGCCCGCACCAGCCAGGTCTTCGGCGAGGCGGCTTATCGCCTGGACCTGCCGGCGCTGGCCCTGGAGCCGTTCGCCAACCTGGCCTACGTGCACCTGCATCGCGACAGCTTCAGCGAGAAGGGCGATGCCGCCGCGTTGAAAGGCGGCAGCGACAGCCGCGAAGCCGCACTCAGCACCCTCGGCCTGCGCGCCCTGAAAAGCCTCGAGCTGTCCGGGCAAACCCGCCTGGACCTTTCCGGCTCCCTGGGCTGGCAGCACAACCTGAGCAACCCTCGGGCCGAAGAACACCTGGCCTTTGCTTCCGGCGGCACGCCGTTCAGCGTCGAAAGCACTTCGCTGCCGCGCAATGCCGCGCTGGTCGGCGCCCATGCCAGCCTGGCGTTGAGCCGCGACCTGCGCCTGAGCCTGGACTACAACGGCCAACTGGCCAGCCGCGAGAAGATCCACGGGGCAGGGCTGAGCCTGAACTGGCAGTTCTGA
- a CDS encoding HlyD family type I secretion periplasmic adaptor subunit, with protein MMIEQGYAPERPERDARFFARMGWVLALAGAGSFFLWAALAPLDQGIPVQGTVVVSGKRKAVQSMSGGVVSRILVREGEAVKQGQPLFRLDQTQVEADVQSLQAQYRMAWASLARWQSERDNLKQVSFPEALSADPDPRLALVLEGQRQLFSSRREAFAREQAGIRASIEGATAQLAGMRRARTDLNNQAESLRQQLANLQPLADNGYIPRNRLMEYQRQLSQVQQEQAQNTGESGRVEQGILESRLKLQQHSEEYQKEVRSQLADAQLKSLTLEQQLTSAGFDLQHSEILAPADGIAVNLGVHTEGAVVRPGENLLEIVPQGTRLEVEGHLPVNLIDKVGSHLPVDILFTAFNQSRTPRVSGEVSLISADQMVDEKTGVPYYVLRSSVSDQAMEKLNGLVIKPGMPAEMFVRTGERSLLNYLFKPLLDRAGSALTEE; from the coding sequence ATGATGATCGAACAAGGTTACGCGCCGGAGCGTCCCGAGCGCGATGCGCGGTTTTTCGCGCGTATGGGTTGGGTGCTGGCGTTGGCCGGCGCCGGCAGCTTTTTTCTCTGGGCGGCCCTGGCGCCGCTGGACCAGGGCATCCCGGTGCAGGGCACTGTGGTGGTCTCGGGCAAGCGCAAGGCCGTGCAATCCATGAGCGGCGGGGTGGTCAGCCGGATCCTGGTGCGTGAAGGCGAGGCGGTGAAGCAGGGCCAGCCGCTGTTCCGCCTGGACCAGACCCAGGTCGAAGCCGATGTGCAGTCGCTGCAAGCGCAGTACCGCATGGCCTGGGCCAGCCTGGCGCGCTGGCAGAGCGAGCGTGACAACCTCAAGCAGGTGAGCTTTCCCGAGGCCCTGAGCGCCGATCCCGACCCGCGCCTGGCCCTGGTACTGGAAGGCCAGCGGCAGTTGTTCAGCAGCCGGCGCGAGGCCTTCGCCCGCGAGCAGGCGGGGATTCGCGCCAGCATCGAAGGCGCCACCGCGCAACTGGCCGGGATGCGCCGGGCGCGTACCGACCTCAACAACCAGGCCGAGTCCTTGCGCCAGCAGCTGGCCAACCTGCAGCCCCTGGCGGACAACGGCTACATCCCGCGCAACCGCCTGATGGAGTACCAGCGCCAGCTGTCCCAGGTGCAGCAGGAACAGGCGCAGAACACCGGCGAAAGCGGGCGGGTGGAGCAGGGCATTCTCGAGTCGCGGCTCAAATTGCAGCAGCACAGCGAGGAGTACCAGAAGGAAGTGCGCAGCCAGCTGGCCGACGCCCAACTGAAAAGCCTGACCCTGGAGCAGCAGCTGACCTCGGCCGGTTTCGACCTGCAGCACAGCGAGATCCTCGCGCCCGCCGACGGCATTGCGGTCAACCTTGGGGTGCACACCGAAGGCGCCGTGGTCCGCCCCGGGGAAAACCTGCTGGAGATCGTGCCCCAGGGCACTCGCCTGGAAGTGGAAGGGCACCTGCCGGTGAACCTGATCGACAAGGTCGGCAGCCACTTGCCGGTGGACATTCTCTTCACTGCCTTCAACCAGAGCCGCACGCCACGGGTTTCCGGCGAGGTCAGCCTGATCTCCGCCGACCAGATGGTCGATGAAAAGACCGGCGTGCCTTATTACGTGCTGCGCAGCAGCGTCAGCGACCAGGCCATGGAAAAGCTCAACGGCCTGGTGATCAAGCCGGGCATGCCGGCGGAGATGTTCGTCCGCACCGGCGAGCGCTCGCTGCTCAACTACCTGTTCAAACCCCTGCTCGACCGGGCGGGTTCCGCATTGACCGAGGAATAA